GTCGCTGACTCCGTTGGGTTGCTGTCTGCTGCTGATGAGGGCGTCCGGGGGTGATCAGGGCGCGTGTCATCGCATTGGGTGCTCGGTGATCTTGTGGTTCGGTGGTGGTCAGCCGAAGGCGGGCAGGGCCCGTATCCGTTTGAGCGCGTCGGTGAACGCTTCGACGTGGGGGTAGGCGGCGGCGAACCGCAGGTGCAGGCGCCGCCCGGAGCGCACGAGGCGGGCGGCGACGTTCAGGAACGCCAGCCGCAGTCGTTTGCCGCGGGCGCGGCGGTACGCCCGGGGCAGGGCCAAGGTCCGCAGCCACAGGGCGACGTTGTGGGCCAGCGCGGCGGCCTGCCAGTACAGCCAGTTCCCGAAGAACGACTGGACGGGTGCGTGGATCATCCCGAAGTCGTTCTTGAGCGCCCGGATGGTGTCCTCGGGGATCCCGCCGCGCAGCCGGTGGTGGGCCTCCACCTCGGCTGCGGTCATCCGCTCGCCCGGCACGTTGGTGATGATGGCGTGCAGCCGCCAGCCGTCCAGGTCGTCGATCGCCAGCTGCTCGCCGTCGGCCTTGGGTTGGCGGCGCACGATCAACCGCACGGTGCGCCCGAGCAACGTCGTGCTGGTCTCGGCGACCTGGCTGCCCTTGCCGGTCTCGTTGCCGAGTGCCGGCGCCCAGACCGTGGCGTCGTCGCTGGCCAGCGCGTGCACCGCGGCGGCGACGTTCGGGTAGTCGCGGGCGGTGACCGAGTAGTCCGCGTCGTGGCGTTCGGCGGCCGCGATCACCTGGTCCTGGTAGCCGGCGGAGTCCACCCGGATCCACAGTCGATAGGAGCCCCGGCAGCCCGTTGGGATGGCGCCGACGCACTCGTCGATGAAGCTGCCCATCGCGCGGCCGTCGTTGGCGGCGCCGCCGCGGGCCCGCAGCGCCAGCACGTCCCCGGTCTCCCCGCACACCCCGACGCGGGGACAGCGCCGTCTGCCCGGTCCGGGAGAACGCGCTGCCTTCCTTGCCCGGCCCGTAGACCGCCACCCTCGTGGCGTCCGGGTCGATCGTCAGCCGGTTCCCGTCGGGGGCGGCGCCGCAGGCCCACGCCCGGCGCAGCATCGCCCGGTTGACCGCCGCGGCCTTGACGACCCGGCCCAGGTCCGCCCCGGCCAGGAACCGCCACGAGGTGGCGACGCTCGGCAGCGCGTTCGCGCCGCGCAGCGCGGCGGTCGCGGGGTCGGCCAGCAGGTACCGGTCGGACAGGAAGTCCCCGCCGGCCAGCAGCATCTCCACCAGCGCCCGGTAACATTCACCCCCGGTGTAGCCGCCGGGGCCGATCGGGCGCAGCTCGCGCCGGTCGGCCTCGGCCACGAGATTCAGCCGGTCCAGCACCGGACCCCACAACGCCACCCCCGCCACCGGCGTCAGATCCGCCTCCGAGGCGCTCACCACGGGCACCGGCACCGGCCGCGCCGGACGCGCCAGCACGACATCCTCGACCTCGAACAACAGCCCGGTATCGTTCACCTCGAAGGTGCCCTTCCTGCTCGGTGATCGCGGCTTCGACAACCACGATCTTCCCTTGCAGCAAGGGCACTTTCGCGTCACGACACGGGCGTCAAGTCATCGCCGGCTGCAAAATCAGGGTCTGATTCCGCCTTCCGTCGCGTCGAGCCACTACTATCGGCACTCGTCGGTCCGGTGCGCGCCGCCTTCACGGAACCTTGACGGAAGAGTACGAGGATCTTCGTAGGCGTCGCCCACGATCGGTCGGCAAGCCGTCGTCGTCGCACCTCGGGAGTTTTGTCGTGCCCTCCACGCCCTCGTCCGGTCTCGCCACCCGCAGCCTCAGCCGTCGCCGGGTGCTGCAGCTCGGCGCCCTCGGTGCCGTCGGCCTCGGTGGCGGCGTGGCCGGCTCGCGGCTGCTCGCCGACCCGGCGGCGGTGGGTCCCGGCGCCTCCGCGGTCGAGCTGACCGAGGCCGCGCGCCGGACCACGGGCACCGTGGTGACCAGGACGCTGCGCTGCGGCCCAGCCGCGGTGGACCTGGGAGGGCGCGTCGTGCAGACCTGGGCCTACGACGGCACGCTGCCCGGGCCGGAGATCCGGGTGACCGCCGGGGACGAGCTGCGCGTCCGGCTGGTCAACGAGCTGCCGGACCCGACCACGGTGCACTGGCACGGGCTCGCGCTGCGCAACGACATGGACGGCGTGCCCGGGCTGACCCAGGACCCGGTGGCGGCTGCCGGCACCTTCGACTACGCGTTCGTCGTCCCGCACCCCGGCACGTTCTTCTTCCACCCGCACGTCGGCGTCCAGCTGGACACCGGGCTGTACGCGCCGCTGGTCGTCGAGGACCCGGACGAGCCGGGCGAGTACGACCAGGACGTCGTCCTGGTCCTGGACGACTGGACCCACGGCTGGGGCGACGACCCCGAGCAGATCCTGGACCGGATGCGCCGCGAGGGCATGCCGATGGGCGACATGGAGATGGGGGGCATGGACCACGGGGGGATGAGCATGGGCGACGCCATGCCCTCGACGAGGCAGCCCCTCGGCACGGACACCGGTGACGTGGCCTACCCGGCTCACCTCGTGGCCGGCCGGCTGCCGCAGGCGCCGTTCACCGTCGAGTCGGCGCCCGGCCGGCGCATCCGCTTCCGGATCGTCAACGCCGGCAGCGACACCGCCTACCGGTTCGCCGTCGGCGGCCACCGGCTCACGGTCACGCACACCGACGGGTTCGCCGTCCAGCCCGTCGAGGTCGACACCCTGATCCTCGGCATGGGGGAGCGGTACGACGTCGTCGTCACCGCGGGCGACGGCGCGTTCCCGATCGTGGCCGTGCCCGAGGGCAAGGAGGACCCGCACGGGATGGCGGTGCTGCGCACCGCCTCCGGGACGGCGCCGGACCCCACGGTGCGGCCGGCCGAGCTGGACGGGCAGCTGCTGGGCTACGGGGACCTGAGGCCCACCGACGCGGCGGCGCTCGAGCCCCGCGAGCCCGACCGCGAGCTGCGGCTCGACCTGCAGATGGACGACGGAGGCCGGCGCTGGCTGATCAACGGCGCGGCGTTCGGCGACCACGAGGCGCTGGAGCTGGCCTCGGACGAACGAGTCCGCCTGGTGCTGCGGAACTCCACGATGATGTTCCACCCGATGCACCTGCACGGCCACACGTTCGCCCTGGTCGGCAGGCAGGGGCCGGGGATCCGCAAGGACACCGTGAACGTTCTGCCAATGGAGACGCTGGCGGTCGACCTCCAGGCGGACAACCCCGGCCAGTGGGCGGTCCACTGCCACAACATCTACCACGCGGAGCTAGGCATGATGACCGTGCTCTCGTACGTCGCCTGAGGGACGCGGGATGCCGAAGAAGAAGCCGCAGCAGCGGCCGTCAGGCGGCAGCGCCTTCCATCGCCCCGGCGCCCCGGCGAGCGGCGCCCAGGTGCACCGGCCGGCCCCCCGGCCCGTCCGCCCCTCTCGGCCGGCCGTGACGGTCGACACCCCCGGGTCGGTGGAGGTCACGTCGTTCACGTGCCGGAGCCTGGCGGACGTCGACCCGCAGTCCCTCGGCGTCACCTACTGGTTCGACGCCGCCCCGGACGGTGAGCCGTACGCCGTGAGGGTGCTCCTGCAGGGCCGGCTCCGTGGAGAGCCCCGTCCGGACGGCGTCACGACCTTCACCCGGGTCGCCACGGTCGAGCGGGTGGTCCCCGGCAGCGGCCGCGTCTCGGTCACCACGCGGATCCCCGGGCTGTCCCCCGGCACTTGGGACGTCACTGCGACTCCGGTGCAGCCGGCGCCGAAAGGCGCTGCGGCACAGTGGGTTCCCTCCCGTGACCCGAAGCTGCCGCGCGGGACGGCGTCCGGGAGCACGGCGTTCGCCCCGGTCATCCGGGTGCGGGCGCCCGGAGTGCGCCTGTGGGCGTGGCCGGCGCTCGTCGGCACCGGAGCGGTGCTGGCCATCGCCGTCCAGAGCCTGCTCGCCGCACGGCTCGGGCTCCCCGTGCCGCGCCTGCTCCTGCTGACCGTCGCCGCGTCGCTTCTCGGCCTGCTCGGCGCCAAGGCCTACTACCTGGTCACGCATCCTCGGGAGCTGCGCAGCGTCCTCACGTCGGGGATGTCCGTCCAGGGCTTCGTCATCGCCGTCCTCGGCCTGCTGGTCGCCGGCTCGCTGGCGCTGGACCTGCCGCTGGGCGCGGTGCTCGACGTGTCGGCTCCCGGGCTGCTCTTCGGGATGACCGTCGGCCGGTTCGGCTGCCTGCTGGGCGGGTGCTGCGCCGGGCGGCCGACGGCGTCCCGGTGGGGGATGTGGTTGTCGGACCGGCGGCTCGGGGTGCGACGGATCCCGGTGCAGCTGATGGAGTCCGCACTCGCCGGCGTCGTGGGCGCTACAGCGCTGGTCGCCGTCCTGGTGGTGGGGAGGGGCGGCGACGGTCTCGTGCTCGTCGCCGCGCTGGCGGCCTACGTCGCCGGCAGGCAGGTGCTCTTCCCCCTCCGGGACACGCCGCGGCTCACCGCCCACGGGCGCCGCGTCACCCTGGTGCTCGCGGTGCTGGCGTCCCTCGGCGCCGTCGCGGGCCTTGCCCTGCGCTGATCTGCCCGACGTCCCCCTGCGAGGATCGTCACTCCAGAACCACTAGTCACAGTACTATCGACCGTAGTACGGTCCGCAGTGAGTTGCTCACGGAGGGCCGATGAAGCGTCGAGTCACAGCCAGCACGGCCGCCGCCCTCGCGGCGCTGCTCCTGGTACCCGGTGCAGGAGCCGCTACCGCGGGGCCGTCGGGGTCCGAGGAGCTCCGGCAGCGGAAGCGCGCCGTCGAGCAGGAGACCCGTGAGACGCGGGCCGCCCTGGAGGAGACGAGCGGAGAGCTCGGCGCGCTCGGGACGGCCCTCCAGGACGCCACGGCTGCCCTGGCGGCGAACCAGGGGGCTCTCGAGGCGGCGACCGCCCGGGCCCGGGCGGCCCGTGCGGAGGAGCAGCGGCTTGCTGCCGAGCTGGAGGCGGCCGTGCTGGCCGAGCAGAAGGCGCGCCAGCAGGTAGGGGACGCGGAGGCCCGGCTCGGACGGGTGCAGGTGGACGCGGGCCGTCTCGCTCGGCGCGCGTACGCGGGTGCGACGTCCTGGGACGGGATGTCGGTCGTCCTGGGTGCCGACTCGGTCGCCGACCTGACCTCGCGGCTCGAGGCGCTGGACCGGGTGGGCCTGGCCCAGAACCAGCAGGTGCAGGCCGCCCAGCTGGCCCGCGCCCAGGCCCGCTCGGCCACTGCCCGGCAGGAGGCAGCCGCGGACGCCGTCGACGCGGCCCGGCAGGAGGCCGAGGCGGCCGCCGCCGCGGCCGACCAGGCGCAGCGGGAGCAGGAGCGGCTGACGGCCGAGTCCGAGCGGCTCGTCGGGGAGCGCCAGACGCTGCTGGCGGACGCCGAGGCGCGCAAGGCGGCCGAGATGCAGCGGCTGACCGACCTCGAGCAGGAGGCAGCGGCTCTCCAGGCGGAGATGGAGCGCCTCGCCCGCGAGGCGCGTGAGCGCGCGGAACGGGAGGCCCGTGAGCGCGCCGTCCGGGAGCAGGCGGCCCGGGCGGCCGAGCAGGCTCGCGCGGCCGAGCGGGCCCGCGCGGCCGAGCGGGCCCGAGCCGGGCGCGACGCGCCGGCGGCGAGGCCGCCGGCGCCTGCACCGCCGCCGGACACCGGCTCCGAGGCCGGTCTGCTCCGGCCGGTGACAGGCCGGGTGACGTCCCCGTTCGGCTGGCGGGTGCACCCCGTCTACGGGACGCGGCGCATGCACAACGGCACCGACTTCGGCAACGCCTGCGGCACGCCGGTGCGGGCCGCCGCCTCGGGAACTGTCTCCAGCGCCGCCCCCGCCGGCTCCGCCGGGAACCGGATCGTGCTCGACAACGGGGTCGTCGGCGGGGACGCGCTCGGCACCGTCTACATGCACCTGCAGGGCTTCGCGGTCAGTGCCGGGCAGCGGGTCTCGCGGGGGCAGGTGATCGGCTACGTGGGGAGCACGGGCGCCTCGACCGGCTGCCACCTGCACTTCGAGGTCTACTCCAACGGGCGTGCCGTAGACCCGATGAGCTACCTGTGAGCCTTCGTCAAACCTTCAGCACTTCCGTGCCACAGCCGTGAGGGTGCGGGGCCAGCCTGGACGCACGCGTCAACAGCGGAGGTGGTCCTCGTGACGAGCGCGACCCAGACCGAGGCGGTCCCGTCAGCAACACAGGCCCGAGTGGGCCGGCTGCGGGTGATCTGGAACGGGATCTCAGCCGCCATCGGCGCCGTGATGGGCCTCCTGCCGCACGTCCTGCACCACGTCGGCTTCCTCGTCGGCACCCTCGCGCTGACCGGGGTTGCGGGCAACCTGGCGTTCGGTGCCGCCGGCCTCGCGCTGTCCGTGCCGTTCCTGCTCCGCCTGCGCCGCCGGTTCGGCACCTGGCGGGCGCCCGCGCTCGCGCTCGGCCTGTTCGCCGCCATGTTCTCGCTGTCCGCGTTCGTGATCGGGCCGGCGATCAGCGGTGACGGTGCCCCCGTCACGACGCCGGACCCGGCT
This DNA window, taken from Kineosporiaceae bacterium SCSIO 59966, encodes the following:
- a CDS encoding M23 family metallopeptidase, producing the protein MKRRVTASTAAALAALLLVPGAGAATAGPSGSEELRQRKRAVEQETRETRAALEETSGELGALGTALQDATAALAANQGALEAATARARAARAEEQRLAAELEAAVLAEQKARQQVGDAEARLGRVQVDAGRLARRAYAGATSWDGMSVVLGADSVADLTSRLEALDRVGLAQNQQVQAAQLARAQARSATARQEAAADAVDAARQEAEAAAAAADQAQREQERLTAESERLVGERQTLLADAEARKAAEMQRLTDLEQEAAALQAEMERLAREARERAEREARERAVREQAARAAEQARAAERARAAERARAGRDAPAARPPAPAPPPDTGSEAGLLRPVTGRVTSPFGWRVHPVYGTRRMHNGTDFGNACGTPVRAAASGTVSSAAPAGSAGNRIVLDNGVVGGDALGTVYMHLQGFAVSAGQRVSRGQVIGYVGSTGASTGCHLHFEVYSNGRAVDPMSYL
- a CDS encoding diacylglyceryl transferase, with amino-acid sequence MPKKKPQQRPSGGSAFHRPGAPASGAQVHRPAPRPVRPSRPAVTVDTPGSVEVTSFTCRSLADVDPQSLGVTYWFDAAPDGEPYAVRVLLQGRLRGEPRPDGVTTFTRVATVERVVPGSGRVSVTTRIPGLSPGTWDVTATPVQPAPKGAAAQWVPSRDPKLPRGTASGSTAFAPVIRVRAPGVRLWAWPALVGTGAVLAIAVQSLLAARLGLPVPRLLLLTVAASLLGLLGAKAYYLVTHPRELRSVLTSGMSVQGFVIAVLGLLVAGSLALDLPLGAVLDVSAPGLLFGMTVGRFGCLLGGCCAGRPTASRWGMWLSDRRLGVRRIPVQLMESALAGVVGATALVAVLVVGRGGDGLVLVAALAAYVAGRQVLFPLRDTPRLTAHGRRVTLVLAVLASLGAVAGLALR
- a CDS encoding multicopper oxidase family protein, whose translation is MPSTPSSGLATRSLSRRRVLQLGALGAVGLGGGVAGSRLLADPAAVGPGASAVELTEAARRTTGTVVTRTLRCGPAAVDLGGRVVQTWAYDGTLPGPEIRVTAGDELRVRLVNELPDPTTVHWHGLALRNDMDGVPGLTQDPVAAAGTFDYAFVVPHPGTFFFHPHVGVQLDTGLYAPLVVEDPDEPGEYDQDVVLVLDDWTHGWGDDPEQILDRMRREGMPMGDMEMGGMDHGGMSMGDAMPSTRQPLGTDTGDVAYPAHLVAGRLPQAPFTVESAPGRRIRFRIVNAGSDTAYRFAVGGHRLTVTHTDGFAVQPVEVDTLILGMGERYDVVVTAGDGAFPIVAVPEGKEDPHGMAVLRTASGTAPDPTVRPAELDGQLLGYGDLRPTDAAALEPREPDRELRLDLQMDDGGRRWLINGAAFGDHEALELASDERVRLVLRNSTMMFHPMHLHGHTFALVGRQGPGIRKDTVNVLPMETLAVDLQADNPGQWAVHCHNIYHAELGMMTVLSYVA